The Tachyglossus aculeatus isolate mTacAcu1 chromosome 22, mTacAcu1.pri, whole genome shotgun sequence genome window below encodes:
- the B4GAT1 gene encoding beta-1,4-glucuronyltransferase 1, translating to MPGPGKCSFYRLALGSLLLVALLQLLYLSLLSGLHGREQSHKYSQLFEARKAGDQTKEQLRAALARGGVLDASGDYRVYRNLLRAEGAARDLVLATHASLGNLPHLEGLVERWGGPVAVAIFAAGGKEAQLATVSAYALGTLCGAVRARVTLHLVCPAGHEASVPEPREPGEFARLRSCPEVFAKLAALAGPGPNYALGANVSYPNNLLRNLAREEAGHALVVDVDMMPSEGLWAGLLELLARGAGRAGTALVIPAFEIRRARRVPGTKAELLRLYQVGEVRAFYAELCPRCQAPTNYSRWLNLPSGGNLRPAYRVGWRDPWEPFYVAGGAVPTFDERFRQYGFNRISQACEMHVAGFEFEVLNEAFLVHKGFKVAGDFHPRKEAENQHNKILFRQFKQELKAKYPGSPRRC from the exons ATGCCGGGCCCGGGCAAGTGCTCTTTCTATCGGCTGGCCCTGGGCTCCTTGCTCCTGGTGGCCCTCCTGCAGCTGCTCTACCTGTCCCTGCTGTCCGGGCTCCATGGGCGGGAGCAGAGCCACAAGTACTCCCAGCTCTTCGAGGCCCGCAAGGCCGGGGACCAGACCAAGGAGCAGCTGCGAGCCGCCCTGGCACGTGGCGGTGTGCTCGACGCCAGCGGCGACTACCGGGTCTACAGGAACCTGCTGAGGGCCGAGGGCGCAGCCCGCGACCTGGTGCTGGCCACGCACGCCAGCCTGGGCAACCTGCCCCACCTGGAGGGCCTGGTGGAGCGATGGGGCGGCCCCGTGGCCGTGGCCATCTTCGCGGCCGGCGGGAAGGAGGCCCAGCTGGCCACGGTGTCGGCCTACGCGCTGGGTACCCTCTGCGGGGCCGTGCGGGCCCGGGTGACGCTCCACCTGGTGTGCCCGGCCGGGCACGAGGCCTCCGTCCCCGAGCCCAGGGAGCCCGGGGAGTTCGCCCGGCTGCGGAGCTGCCCGGAGGTGTTCGCCAAGCTGGCGGCGTTGGCCGGCCCCGGGCCCAACTACGCCCTGGGCGCCAACGTCTCCTACCCCAACAACCTGCTGAGGAACCTGGCCCGCGAAGAGGCCGGCCACGCCCTGGTCGTGGACGTGGACATGATGCCCAGCGAGGGCCTGTGGGCCGGCTTGTTGGAGCTGCTggcccggggggccgggagggccgGCACGGCCCTGGTGATCCCCGCGTTTGAGATTCGGCGAGCCCGCCGGGTGCCCGGCACCAAGGCGGAACTGCTGCGGCTCTACCAGGTCGGGGAAGTGCGGGCTTTCTACGCCGAGCTGTGCCCTCGCTGCCAGGCCCCAACTAACTACTCCCGCTGGCTCAACCTCCCCTCGGGGGGCAACCTGAGGCCCGCCTACCGGGTGGGCTGGCGGGACCCCTGGGAGCCCTTCTACGTGGCCGGAGGGGCCGTCCCCACCTTCGACGAGCGGTTTCGGCAGTACGGCTTCAATCGCATCAGCCAG GCCTGTGAGATGCACGTAGCGGGATTCGAGTTCGAGGTGCTGAATGAAGCCTTCCTGGTTCACAAAGGGTTCAAGGTAGCGGGCGATTTCCACCCCCGGAAAGAAGCCGAGAACCAACACAACAAGATCCTCTTCCGCCAGTTCAAACAGGAACTGAAAGCCAAGTACCCTGGCTCTCCAAGACGCTGCTGA